A DNA window from Sulfitobacter noctilucicola contains the following coding sequences:
- a CDS encoding Stf0 family sulfotransferase: protein MSRPLPDLRYAIFFTPRSGSSYLSDLIGGTGTMGDAVEVFNPVLAHSIARAMGASSLDEYVGKILRARNTKGVFGAELTWPHLLSIFKTERRFLQYVEPSKFIWLRRQDIVAQAVSVMAMVQSGVAHAKSATKDDIQRSRDTLVYDQRHIRRIVSMLAWSERNIESFFQAHQVEPLRMTYEQMMATPTHEIVQSIADHLGVKIDLGDAPESGHKKLSGSRNSDFADRFRTENASFVRKVEQRRVAGS from the coding sequence ATGTCGCGACCTTTGCCCGATCTGCGGTATGCGATTTTCTTCACTCCAAGAAGCGGGTCTTCGTATCTGAGCGATCTGATCGGGGGCACAGGAACGATGGGAGACGCCGTCGAAGTGTTCAATCCAGTCTTGGCACATTCGATTGCACGGGCAATGGGGGCGTCATCTCTCGACGAATATGTTGGCAAAATTCTGCGGGCACGAAATACCAAGGGCGTCTTCGGGGCAGAGCTGACGTGGCCACACTTGCTGAGCATTTTCAAAACGGAGCGCCGGTTCCTGCAGTATGTCGAGCCGTCGAAATTCATCTGGCTCAGACGGCAGGACATCGTCGCACAAGCAGTGTCAGTGATGGCAATGGTGCAGTCGGGCGTCGCGCATGCCAAGAGCGCAACCAAAGACGATATCCAGCGCTCAAGAGATACGCTTGTCTATGATCAGAGGCATATCAGGCGCATCGTCTCCATGCTTGCATGGTCCGAGCGCAATATCGAAAGCTTCTTTCAAGCGCATCAAGTTGAGCCCCTGCGCATGACCTATGAGCAGATGATGGCGACACCAACGCATGAAATTGTGCAGTCCATCGCTGACCACCTTGGGGTAAAGATTGATCTCGGCGACGCCCCCGAGAGCGGACATAAAAAGCTTTCCGGTTCTAGGAATAGTGATTTTGCCGACCGTTTCCGCACGGAAAATGCGTCGTTTGTCCGTAAGGTAGAGCAAAGGCGCGTCGCAGGTTCCTGA
- a CDS encoding DUF1007 family protein gives MKRLAIALFLLAIAQPLAAHPHIFVDTGLDLRFDQEGRLTEVKITWAYDEFYSLLIMEDRELDPDFDGILTSEEKANLTGFDMQWTPGFNGDLVVMQGDRMLALSGPQEATAIYEDARITTTHVRQIDPEQVVGERIEIRPYDPTYYTAYDITLPVRIEGADICGQRIEVPDLDANMMMVREQLNALDADASIDELNMPDIGILLASTVVVTCDIS, from the coding sequence ATGAAACGCCTCGCTATCGCCCTCTTTTTATTGGCCATTGCGCAGCCATTGGCGGCGCATCCGCATATCTTTGTCGATACCGGTCTCGATCTGCGCTTTGATCAGGAAGGACGCCTGACAGAGGTCAAGATCACCTGGGCCTACGATGAATTCTACTCGCTGTTGATCATGGAAGACCGCGAGCTTGATCCGGACTTTGACGGCATCCTCACATCGGAAGAAAAAGCGAACCTGACAGGGTTCGATATGCAATGGACGCCCGGGTTCAACGGTGATCTGGTCGTGATGCAGGGTGACCGCATGCTTGCGCTTTCGGGTCCGCAAGAGGCCACAGCGATTTACGAGGACGCACGGATCACGACGACCCACGTCCGCCAGATTGACCCTGAGCAGGTGGTTGGCGAAAGGATCGAAATCCGCCCCTATGATCCGACCTACTATACCGCCTATGACATCACGCTGCCGGTTCGCATTGAAGGGGCCGACATTTGCGGACAGCGGATAGAGGTGCCGGATTTGGACGCTAATATGATGATGGTGCGTGAACAGCTTAACGCGCTGGACGCAGACGCAAGTATTGATGAACTGAACATGCCGGATATCGGTATTCTTCTGGCAAGCACTGTCGTCGTAACATGCGATATTTCCTGA
- a CDS encoding nickel/cobalt transporter, which translates to MRYFLSFAALCVLALLGWFWLAGGFDRLGFWAAGQQRDFQNAIAGALRQARAGEVGAVTALLTACFAYGLAHAAGPGHGKVLIGGYGIARQVPMVRLSLIALAASLGQAVMAVALVYAGVLVLNLGRKTMVQWTEAVMAPVSYGAIAIIGLWLMWRGLRSLMRQQSTASEVHDHDHHGHDHQGHGDVCSSCGHKHGPTLDEVDQVSTLREALVLIAGIAIRPCTGALFVLIITWQMGIGELGIAGAFAMAFGTALVTVMVGLAAGSLRGGMLAGLGGSLHLARAVAMVEVLAGLVVVILAGGLLLRAI; encoded by the coding sequence ATGCGATATTTCCTGAGTTTTGCCGCGCTCTGCGTTCTTGCGCTGCTGGGGTGGTTCTGGCTTGCGGGCGGTTTCGACCGTCTGGGGTTCTGGGCCGCAGGACAACAGCGGGATTTCCAGAATGCTATCGCGGGTGCCTTGCGGCAGGCCCGCGCGGGTGAAGTCGGTGCGGTAACGGCATTGCTGACGGCCTGCTTTGCATACGGACTGGCCCATGCAGCAGGGCCGGGGCACGGCAAGGTTTTGATCGGGGGTTACGGCATCGCGCGTCAGGTGCCGATGGTGCGCCTGTCCCTTATCGCTTTGGCGGCGTCGCTGGGCCAGGCAGTTATGGCTGTCGCACTGGTCTATGCCGGTGTGCTGGTCCTCAACCTTGGACGCAAAACGATGGTCCAATGGACCGAAGCGGTAATGGCGCCTGTAAGCTACGGTGCCATCGCGATCATCGGGCTTTGGCTCATGTGGCGTGGCCTGCGCAGTCTGATGAGGCAGCAGAGCACCGCATCGGAAGTGCACGATCACGATCATCACGGGCACGATCATCAAGGACACGGGGATGTTTGCAGCAGTTGTGGGCACAAGCACGGCCCCACTTTGGACGAGGTGGATCAAGTCTCGACCTTGCGTGAAGCGCTCGTTCTTATCGCAGGCATCGCGATCCGGCCCTGTACCGGCGCGCTGTTCGTGCTGATCATCACATGGCAGATGGGCATTGGCGAACTGGGCATCGCGGGTGCGTTTGCGATGGCATTCGGCACGGCCTTGGTCACCGTTATGGTTGGCCTTGCGGCGGGTTCGCTAAGGGGTGGCATGCTCGCAGGGCTTGGCGGCTCGCTCCATCTCGCACGGGCTGTTGCCATGGTTGAGGTTCTTGCCGGGCTTGTCGTCGTAATCCTTGCGGGTGGTCTTTTGCTGCGGGCGATCTAA
- the pbpC gene encoding penicillin-binding protein 1C, whose product MRRLAPFILVTLLWSGAALRDRVDQWIDHTVLPPMYADTSVEVRDRDGDLLRIFAVEGGRVRLAVEPELVDPEFVSMLIAYEDKRFYAHNGVDLRAAIRAAIQALMAGEIVSGGSTLTMQVARLLENSGTGRWTGKLRQVRLALALERRLTKSDILKLYLLHAPYGGPVEGVRAGALAWFGKEPSRLNKAEAALLVALPQSPETRRPDRHPDAARKARDRVLARVGSPAPIYHAALPRRMRPFVRLAPHLTDLVRNSDPLTRYHDLTLDAGLQRQVEDIATRAMSRQTRGVSVSIVVAEHQTGTVLASVGSGSYSAHNGALGFVDMTRAKRSPGSTLKPFIYGLAFDQGLVHPESLIDDIPTSFGRYAPQNFDGVFRGAVTVREALQLSLNIPPLLLLDELGPTRLMALMRKGGAQPALPGGAAGLAIGLGGIGISLNDLVQLYGGLAQGGQVFELRHNMKSGISTPRRIMTRKAAWQVSHILAGMPAPAGYATPSQKDIGYKTGTSYGHRDAWAIGFDGKHVVGVWLGRPDGTPVPGAFGGEMAAPLMFEAFARLGSRPVALPPPPAETLLLSTNQLPVPLQRFRSRTAAFDKAPDSPHVRFPPDQAILKLGDEGVPLKIASGTLPLSVIVDGVPVLTGLRHRETLLPLTEQGFSRISVVDAQGRSASVGIELR is encoded by the coding sequence ATGCGCCGCTTAGCGCCCTTTATCCTTGTGACCTTGCTCTGGTCCGGCGCGGCCCTGCGCGACAGGGTGGATCAATGGATCGATCACACGGTTCTGCCGCCGATGTACGCCGATACCTCGGTCGAGGTGCGTGACAGGGACGGTGATTTGTTGCGCATCTTTGCGGTTGAGGGCGGGCGGGTGAGACTGGCAGTTGAGCCGGAATTGGTGGACCCCGAATTTGTGTCGATGCTGATCGCCTACGAGGACAAACGGTTCTACGCTCACAACGGTGTCGACTTGCGGGCGGCAATACGTGCCGCGATTCAGGCTCTTATGGCCGGTGAAATTGTCTCGGGCGGTTCGACCCTGACCATGCAGGTGGCCCGCCTGCTTGAGAATTCCGGCACAGGGCGCTGGACCGGAAAGCTGCGGCAGGTGCGGTTGGCGCTTGCGCTTGAGCGGCGGTTGACGAAATCGGATATCTTGAAGCTGTACCTTCTCCACGCGCCCTATGGCGGTCCTGTTGAAGGTGTCCGCGCCGGTGCACTGGCGTGGTTCGGAAAAGAGCCGTCGCGGCTGAACAAGGCTGAGGCCGCCTTGTTGGTTGCTTTGCCCCAATCGCCAGAAACCCGCCGTCCCGACAGGCATCCGGATGCAGCACGCAAAGCGCGTGATCGTGTTCTGGCGCGGGTCGGGTCGCCTGCTCCGATATATCACGCGGCGCTCCCAAGGCGGATGCGTCCGTTTGTACGGCTTGCGCCACATCTTACCGACCTTGTTCGCAACAGCGATCCGCTGACGCGGTACCACGACCTGACGCTTGATGCAGGCCTGCAGCGACAGGTCGAAGACATTGCTACCCGCGCCATGTCGAGACAGACGAGAGGCGTCTCGGTGAGCATCGTCGTCGCAGAGCATCAAACCGGCACCGTGCTGGCGTCAGTCGGGTCCGGTTCCTACTCAGCGCACAACGGGGCGCTCGGCTTTGTGGACATGACCCGCGCCAAAAGATCACCCGGTTCGACGCTCAAGCCCTTCATCTACGGGCTGGCCTTCGACCAGGGGTTGGTACATCCGGAAAGCCTGATTGATGATATTCCGACCTCCTTTGGCCGCTATGCCCCGCAAAATTTTGACGGTGTTTTCAGAGGGGCTGTAACGGTGCGCGAAGCTTTGCAGCTGTCGCTCAATATCCCTCCACTGCTCTTGTTAGATGAACTGGGGCCGACCCGTCTGATGGCCCTCATGCGCAAGGGCGGTGCACAGCCTGCCTTGCCAGGAGGTGCCGCCGGGCTGGCCATCGGCTTGGGGGGAATCGGCATTTCGCTGAATGATCTGGTACAGCTTTACGGCGGACTGGCCCAAGGTGGGCAGGTGTTTGAACTTCGCCACAATATGAAATCAGGCATAAGTACACCGCGCCGGATCATGACGCGCAAGGCTGCTTGGCAGGTCTCGCATATTCTGGCGGGCATGCCTGCGCCCGCAGGATATGCTACCCCGTCGCAAAAGGATATCGGGTACAAGACAGGGACATCGTACGGTCACAGGGATGCATGGGCGATCGGGTTCGATGGTAAGCATGTCGTAGGAGTATGGCTGGGCCGTCCCGACGGAACACCCGTTCCGGGAGCCTTCGGTGGAGAAATGGCCGCGCCATTGATGTTCGAGGCTTTTGCCCGTCTGGGCTCTCGCCCCGTTGCCCTTCCGCCGCCGCCTGCCGAAACACTTTTGCTGAGCACAAACCAGCTGCCGGTCCCGCTTCAGCGCTTCCGCAGCCGCACCGCTGCTTTTGATAAAGCACCCGACAGCCCGCATGTCCGGTTCCCGCCGGATCAAGCAATACTGAAACTTGGCGATGAAGGCGTACCACTGAAAATTGCATCCGGTACCTTGCCCTTGAGTGTGATCGTAGACGGGGTGCCGGTTCTTACCGGTTTACGACACCGCGAAACTCTTTTGCCGCTGACGGAGCAGGGCTTTTCCCGCATTTCAGTCGTGGATGCACAGGGTCGTTCCGCCAGCGTCGGTATTGAGTTGCGGTAG
- a CDS encoding alpha-2-macroglobulin family protein, with translation MRGYFCRWRTVFLACISVLSICGLASAENAVPDHRYLFSRDVDFYGADLTNLFDTDQASCVRACSAQTDCVAFTFNTRSKACFPKSAITERSSYEGAISATKIATSSEVLDAEPDRIAELAFLPAEDFAQARRFVATNSQRYSFSDDLIDDLIAAMRSAGQSGDTNDAMRWAGKAVALSDRADLWTAYARFALIRAAEGNNAERTRIRAEALSAATNAYLRADRDGVRIDALRLLASALQLNNRGRDMIPALRLALTIDQRVDVQASLDDAIGKYGFRITGHRVDNNAAEPRICAEFSEPLIQTGADYEPFIRTQARGLVVQPDESQLCIDGVEHGARYTITFRAGLPGISGEVLHKDVDLSIYVRDRAPFVRFAGRSYVLPRGAETALPIETINIDTLDLSLRRVSDRNLVRAIRESYFGRPLSAYEDDRFSSDMAQEFWKGQATVQNTLNVEMTTRLPLADALSGEPAGIYVLSASVPGQDRYETPAAMQWFILSDLGLSTLSGVDGMTVAARSLATTSPRAGIKVSLISRANAVLGTATTDESGFAQFPAGLSRGDGAAQSALLMAQDGNSDIAFLPLTDPAFDLSDRGVEGHPPAPAIDTFLTTDRGAYRVGETIYATALTRSAKAEGLIELPVTAILSRPDGVEYSRQLSAGSQAGGHVFAVPLGHDIPRGAWRLDIKSDLNAAPLASQTVLVEDFLPERIDFDATLPDAPLRFGQSSDLAVDVRYLFGAPGAGLSVDGELRLRSTRRVDGWDGFRFGRHDTAFRTLTRGIDAAVTDGKGRAALSLPLSPLDEAPDTPIEAVSILRVAEGSGRPVERRITAPVATDAALIGIKPLFDDVLLEGAEAAFEVVAVGPDRTTTPMPLRWTVNKVETRYQWYELYGNWEWEPVTRRIRVATGELNYDDTPLRVTAPTEWGAYELVVERIGSPYAASSVAFNSGWYGGDGATDTPDRLEMSLNADTFATGDTATLRLMAEGDGVALISVLSNRVIERRTVPVAAGENTLDLDVTEDWGTGAYITASVLRGMDVADAQNPSRQLGLVHAKVLPGAKELSVSIEAPDVIDGQVGTLNASVLVDGITEGQTGYVTLAAVDVGILNLTGFQAPDVTDHYFGQRRLGVEIRDIYGRLIDGMNGAMGSVRSGGDAAAAVQVQSAPPTEKLMAHFSGPIPVGPDGRAEVEIPKPAFNGTIKLMAIAWTATSVGDTSRDVVAQDPVVVTASLPRFLAPGDNSRLLLELVDAQNAGGDAKLELYADAGLAMGDYPFSVSLEGEKKLRLEIPLAAREIGDHQITVVLTTSDGTELRKELTVPVRDNDPQVATTRQFKLGAGETFTFDGNVFAGLRLGTSTATLTAGPLARFDVPGLLMQLDRYPYGCTEQVTSGAMPLLYLSATAQAAGLGASADIRSRIDQAISRVLARQSSNGSFGMWQAQSGEFWLDAYVADFLSRARDVGYDVPDLAFSLAMDNLRNRISYAPDFDKGGEDIAYALLVLAQEGAANMGDLRYYADTKAEAFGTPMALAQLGAALAAYGDQIRADELFRRSASLLKTPLNTDGWRTDFGSPLRDRAAVLKLAVEAGSEAINRPDLISALHGTSRSLSTQEAAQVLLAAHALSSSDNKSTLQVDGKPAEGPIVKRLDDTSGAFSDIRNTGSTPVDVTMTTYGVPEVAPDANGYGYKITRSVYTMDGAAVSGSAVAGDRHVIVIEVTPFEAIGARLIIEDPLAAGYEIDNPNLLRSGDIAALDWLVTADAEMTEFRADRFIAAVNHRNAEPFRLAYVVRAVTPGIYHKPAATVADMYRPEYRANTAASQVRITP, from the coding sequence ATGCGTGGTTATTTTTGCCGCTGGCGCACAGTCTTTTTGGCGTGCATTTCGGTTTTATCCATATGTGGACTGGCGTCGGCAGAGAACGCCGTTCCTGATCATCGCTATCTCTTTTCACGGGATGTCGATTTTTATGGTGCGGATCTGACCAACCTTTTTGATACGGATCAGGCATCCTGCGTTCGCGCATGCTCTGCGCAGACCGATTGTGTTGCTTTTACGTTCAATACACGCAGCAAGGCATGCTTCCCGAAATCAGCTATCACGGAGCGTTCCTCTTACGAGGGAGCCATATCGGCCACCAAAATCGCAACGTCCTCCGAGGTATTGGACGCCGAGCCGGACCGGATAGCAGAGCTTGCATTTCTACCTGCCGAAGACTTTGCCCAAGCCCGCCGTTTTGTCGCGACCAATTCGCAGCGGTACTCGTTTTCAGATGACCTTATCGATGATCTGATTGCCGCGATGCGGTCGGCCGGGCAATCGGGTGATACCAATGACGCTATGCGCTGGGCCGGTAAGGCTGTTGCACTGTCGGACCGTGCTGACCTGTGGACCGCGTATGCGCGTTTTGCACTGATCCGTGCGGCCGAGGGGAACAATGCGGAGCGTACGCGCATACGCGCCGAAGCGTTGTCTGCGGCAACAAATGCCTATCTGCGGGCGGACCGCGACGGTGTCCGCATAGATGCCCTTCGCCTACTGGCATCCGCGCTCCAACTCAACAATCGGGGCCGCGATATGATCCCGGCGTTGCGGCTTGCTTTGACCATAGATCAGCGGGTGGACGTACAAGCGAGCCTTGACGATGCTATTGGTAAATACGGATTTCGCATCACCGGACACCGCGTTGACAACAACGCGGCAGAACCCCGCATCTGCGCCGAATTCTCTGAACCGCTTATTCAGACCGGCGCTGATTATGAGCCGTTCATACGGACCCAAGCACGTGGGCTCGTTGTGCAGCCCGACGAAAGCCAGCTTTGTATTGACGGGGTAGAACATGGTGCCCGCTACACCATCACCTTCCGTGCGGGCCTGCCCGGCATCAGCGGCGAAGTGCTGCACAAGGATGTGGACCTGTCTATTTATGTGCGCGACCGCGCCCCGTTTGTGCGTTTTGCCGGACGGTCTTATGTGCTGCCGCGTGGCGCAGAAACGGCGCTTCCGATTGAGACCATCAACATTGACACGCTTGATCTGAGCCTGCGTCGCGTGAGCGACCGCAACCTCGTGCGGGCCATCCGCGAAAGCTACTTCGGGCGGCCACTGAGTGCTTATGAGGATGACCGGTTTTCCAGTGATATGGCGCAGGAATTCTGGAAAGGTCAGGCAACCGTCCAGAATACGCTCAACGTGGAAATGACAACGCGGTTGCCGCTGGCAGATGCGTTGTCGGGCGAACCCGCTGGTATCTATGTGTTGAGCGCAAGCGTTCCGGGGCAGGACCGGTACGAAACACCTGCCGCGATGCAGTGGTTCATCCTGTCCGATCTGGGACTGAGCACCTTGTCGGGTGTTGACGGTATGACGGTGGCAGCACGCAGTCTTGCAACAACGTCACCGCGCGCAGGTATCAAGGTCAGCCTGATCAGCCGAGCCAATGCCGTCTTGGGTACCGCAACAACAGATGAAAGCGGGTTCGCGCAGTTTCCAGCTGGCCTGTCGCGTGGGGACGGTGCGGCCCAGTCCGCGCTGCTGATGGCACAGGATGGAAATAGCGACATTGCCTTCCTGCCGCTTACAGACCCTGCATTCGATCTGTCTGACAGGGGGGTGGAGGGGCACCCACCCGCACCTGCAATTGATACATTTCTCACCACCGACCGAGGGGCGTATCGTGTGGGCGAAACCATCTATGCCACTGCGCTCACCCGTTCCGCCAAGGCCGAAGGGCTGATCGAGTTGCCGGTGACGGCTATCCTGTCACGACCCGATGGTGTCGAATACAGCCGCCAGCTAAGCGCTGGTTCGCAAGCGGGCGGCCATGTGTTCGCAGTGCCTTTGGGACATGATATCCCGCGCGGTGCATGGCGGCTTGATATCAAATCGGACCTGAATGCGGCACCGCTGGCCAGCCAGACCGTTCTGGTCGAGGATTTCTTGCCTGAACGCATCGATTTCGACGCCACCTTGCCGGATGCACCGCTTAGGTTCGGGCAAAGCTCGGATTTGGCTGTCGATGTTCGCTATCTTTTCGGCGCACCGGGGGCAGGACTGTCCGTTGACGGAGAGTTGCGCCTGCGCTCGACCCGTCGTGTTGACGGTTGGGACGGCTTCCGGTTCGGTCGCCACGACACAGCGTTTCGTACGCTCACACGCGGCATAGATGCGGCAGTGACGGACGGCAAAGGCCGCGCCGCCCTTTCGCTTCCGCTGTCGCCCCTTGATGAAGCCCCCGATACCCCTATTGAAGCGGTCAGCATCCTGCGCGTTGCCGAAGGGTCTGGCCGACCGGTGGAGCGCCGGATCACCGCACCTGTCGCCACAGATGCCGCCCTGATCGGCATCAAGCCACTGTTCGATGATGTGCTGCTGGAAGGGGCAGAAGCTGCCTTTGAGGTGGTTGCTGTCGGACCGGACCGAACAACCACCCCGATGCCGCTGCGATGGACAGTGAACAAGGTCGAGACGAGGTATCAGTGGTATGAGCTTTATGGCAACTGGGAGTGGGAGCCGGTTACGCGCCGGATTCGTGTCGCTACAGGTGAACTGAATTACGATGACACGCCGCTGCGCGTTACGGCACCGACCGAATGGGGTGCCTACGAACTTGTGGTCGAACGGATCGGCAGCCCCTATGCGGCGTCTTCGGTCGCCTTCAATTCCGGATGGTACGGTGGTGACGGGGCAACCGATACCCCCGACCGGCTTGAGATGTCGTTGAACGCCGACACCTTTGCGACCGGTGATACGGCCACCTTGCGCCTAATGGCTGAAGGTGACGGGGTCGCATTGATATCCGTCCTGTCCAACCGCGTGATAGAGCGCCGGACAGTGCCGGTTGCCGCTGGTGAGAATACGCTGGATCTAGACGTGACAGAGGATTGGGGGACCGGTGCGTACATTACGGCGTCCGTTCTGCGGGGTATGGATGTGGCCGATGCACAAAACCCGTCACGCCAACTGGGCCTTGTTCATGCAAAGGTTTTGCCAGGGGCGAAAGAGCTGTCGGTCAGCATCGAAGCGCCAGATGTCATCGACGGGCAGGTGGGCACTTTGAACGCATCTGTTTTGGTGGATGGCATCACGGAGGGACAAACAGGCTATGTCACGCTGGCTGCGGTTGATGTGGGCATCTTGAACCTCACGGGATTTCAGGCACCTGATGTCACAGATCATTACTTTGGCCAGCGCCGGTTGGGTGTCGAAATCCGCGACATTTACGGTCGATTGATTGACGGGATGAATGGCGCGATGGGAAGCGTGCGCTCGGGCGGCGATGCGGCGGCGGCAGTACAAGTTCAATCAGCGCCTCCGACAGAAAAGTTGATGGCCCATTTCAGCGGTCCTATTCCTGTGGGGCCGGATGGCCGCGCCGAGGTCGAAATTCCCAAACCGGCTTTTAACGGCACAATCAAACTGATGGCGATTGCATGGACCGCGACATCGGTAGGGGATACATCGCGTGATGTCGTGGCCCAGGACCCCGTAGTCGTCACTGCGTCACTGCCACGGTTTTTGGCACCCGGTGACAACAGCCGCCTGCTGCTGGAACTTGTCGATGCGCAAAACGCCGGAGGGGACGCAAAGCTTGAGCTATATGCGGACGCTGGGCTCGCGATGGGGGACTATCCGTTCTCAGTCTCGCTGGAGGGCGAGAAAAAGCTGAGGCTGGAAATACCATTGGCTGCGCGAGAGATTGGCGATCATCAGATCACGGTCGTTCTGACCACGTCCGACGGCACAGAATTGCGCAAGGAACTAACGGTGCCGGTGCGCGATAACGATCCCCAAGTCGCCACAACACGTCAATTCAAACTCGGTGCGGGCGAAACGTTTACCTTTGACGGCAATGTCTTTGCGGGTCTTCGGCTTGGCACCTCTACGGCCACGCTCACTGCTGGTCCGTTGGCACGTTTTGATGTACCCGGGTTGCTGATGCAACTGGACCGTTACCCGTATGGCTGCACCGAACAGGTGACATCGGGGGCCATGCCATTGCTCTACCTCAGTGCCACCGCTCAGGCGGCTGGACTTGGTGCATCTGCTGATATCCGGTCGCGCATCGATCAGGCAATATCGCGGGTGCTGGCGCGGCAATCGAGTAACGGATCATTTGGGATGTGGCAGGCACAGTCCGGCGAGTTCTGGCTTGACGCTTATGTGGCCGACTTCCTGTCACGTGCCCGCGACGTAGGCTATGACGTGCCCGATCTGGCGTTCAGCCTTGCCATGGATAATCTGCGCAACCGGATCAGCTACGCCCCTGATTTCGACAAAGGCGGCGAAGATATCGCTTATGCGCTGCTGGTTCTCGCGCAGGAGGGGGCCGCGAACATGGGCGATCTGCGTTACTATGCGGACACCAAAGCAGAGGCTTTCGGTACACCCATGGCACTGGCGCAACTGGGTGCCGCGCTCGCAGCTTATGGCGATCAAATCCGTGCTGATGAGCTGTTCCGCCGCTCTGCATCGCTGCTGAAAACCCCGTTAAACACCGACGGCTGGCGGACAGATTTCGGTAGCCCTCTCCGCGACAGGGCTGCTGTGCTGAAATTGGCGGTGGAAGCAGGCAGCGAGGCGATAAACCGCCCCGATCTAATCAGTGCCTTGCATGGCACTTCGCGCAGCCTGTCGACGCAAGAGGCCGCGCAGGTCCTTCTTGCTGCGCACGCCTTGTCCTCGTCAGATAACAAATCGACTCTGCAGGTGGATGGAAAGCCAGCAGAAGGACCTATCGTCAAACGTCTGGATGATACAAGCGGCGCGTTCTCAGACATTCGGAATACCGGAAGCACCCCGGTTGATGTGACGATGACAACCTATGGCGTCCCCGAAGTGGCCCCTGATGCCAACGGTTATGGCTACAAGATCACGCGCAGTGTCTACACGATGGACGGCGCAGCGGTCAGCGGATCAGCTGTTGCCGGTGACCGGCACGTCATCGTGATCGAGGTCACGCCATTTGAAGCTATCGGTGCACGGCTGATTATCGAAGATCCTCTGGCTGCAGGATATGAAATCGATAACCCCAACCTGCTGCGCAGCGGAGATATTGCAGCACTTGATTGGCTGGTAACGGCTGATGCCGAAATGACGGAATTCCGCGCTGACCGCTTTATCGCAGCGGTGAACCACCGTAATGCGGAGCCGTTTCGTTTGGCCTATGTTGTCCGGGCTGTCACGCCCGGCATCTACCACAAGCCTGCCGCGACGGTCGCCGACATGTATCGCCCTGAATATCGTGCCAATACGGCAGCAAGTCAGGTCAGGATCACGCCCTAA